The following coding sequences are from one Syngnathus acus chromosome 12, fSynAcu1.2, whole genome shotgun sequence window:
- the lmo4a gene encoding LIM domain transcription factor LMO4a, which yields MMVNSRVEGPTVAVVGGTAGRSCAGCGGRIVDRFLLFSMEQYWHTRCLKCSCCHAQLGEYSSTCYSKGGMILCKNDYIRLFGHSGACSACGQAIPASEMVMRAQGNVYHLKCFICATCRNRLVPGDRFHYINGTIFCEHDRPGGGLVSGHPTQMHANGMMSDQKVC from the exons ATGATGGTGAACAGCAGGGTGGAGGGGCCCACTGTGGCCGTAGTGGGAGGGACAGCAGGTCGGTCGTGCGCAGGATGTGGAGGTCGAATAGTAGAccgcttcctcctcttctcaaTGGAGCAGTACTGGCACACGCGCTGTCTCAAGTGCTCCTGCTGCCACGCTCAGCTGGGCGAGTACAgcagcacctgctacagcaAAGGAGGGATGATCCTCTGCAAGAACGACTACATCAG ACTTTTTGGACACAGCGGCGCTTGCAGTGCATGTGGACAGGCTATCCCTGCTAGCGAAATGGTGATGCGGGCACAAGGAAACGTTTACCACCTGAAG TGTTTCATTTGTGCAACCTGTCGGAACCGCCTTGTCCCTGGTGATCGCTTTCACTACATCAACGGAACGATCTTCTGTGAACATGATCGGCCGGGAGGTGGACTAGTCAGTGGACACCCAACTCAAATGCATGCCAATGGCATGATGTCCGACCAGAAG GTATGCTGA